A genomic stretch from Diprion similis isolate iyDipSimi1 chromosome 1, iyDipSimi1.1, whole genome shotgun sequence includes:
- the LOC124407448 gene encoding uncharacterized protein LOC124407448, producing MMMKIAVLTAIVAIARDVSADVTAVPCTSNTTSSMQNAVDGTMSNCENGISGSNSLLAVAVNLNLSTLLGPLLKNLLSALTQLLSSVLLDVVELLNTVLETVVKVVNVVIKLLDGLLSSHEATSQANAATSNATSQIQSMCGSNSCDSSSGGTGSLLTVVLNVLDGLLSVVAQINL from the exons atgatgatgaaaatagcAGTATTGACAGCCATCGTGGCCATAGCGAGGGATGTCAGTGCCGACGTGACGGCGGTTCCATGCACCTCAAACACAACTTCGTCGATGCAAAACGCTGTCGACGGTACAATGTCGAATTGCGAAAATGGTATTTCGGGCTCAAATTCGTTGTTGGCAGTCGCTGTGAACTTGAACCTAAGTACACTG CTCGGACCACTTCTGAAGAACCTGCTTTCGGCGTTGACGCAATTGCTGTCGTCGGTTCTACTCGACGTGGTCGAACTTTTGAACACGGTATTAGAAACCGTCGTGAAGGTGGTGAATGTGGTGATAAAACTGCTGGACGGTCTGCTATCGAGCCACGAGGCCACTTCGCAAGCCAACGCAGCCACGTCAAATGCAACTAGTCAAATCCAGTCCATGTGCGGCAGTAATTCGTGCGACTCTTCGTCGGGTGGAACCGGCTCGCTTCTTACGGTCGTATTGAATGTCTTAGACGGTTTACTCTCAGTGGTTGcgcaaataaatttatag